A region of the Conyzicola lurida genome:
CACACGACGCGTCGACGCGACATCCGTGGCGACCGTACTCGTCATCGACAGCTACTCGACCCTGGTCAACCCGATCTCCCGCACGCGTGCCCACGAACCGACGACGTTCTTCCTCGACCACACCGGGGCGACCGTCCTGCGCCTGCGTGGCAGCCTGTGGAGCACCGAGGCGATGAGCGCCGTCGTCGCCTCGGTCACCGCCGTCACGCCCGCCCGGGTCGTGAACGAGATCTCGGCGACGCCGCAGTCGGTGAGTGCCCAGTACCCGCGCGCCATCAGCTTCTTCGAGGCACACCCGATGCTCGTCGCCGTGATCGTCAGCGCGACGGCTCTTGTACTCCTGATCGTTGTGCTCGTCGCCGTCGCCTTCGCCCTCTCCTAGCGAGGCCGCTGTCGAGACCGCTTTCCTAGCGACATTGAGGTCCGCTCGATAGCGTTGCACGATGAGGATCACCGATACCAGCGACCTGTGGTGGAAGACCGCCGTCATCTACTGCCTCGACGTCGAGACGTTCATGGACTGGAACGACGACGGGGTCGGCGACTTCGAGGGCCTGTCGCACCGCATGGACTACCTCGCCGAACTCGGTGTCACCTGCCTCTGGCTGATGCCCTTCTACCCGACGCCCGACCAGGACGACGGCTACGACATCTCCGACTTCTACGGCGTCGACCCGCGGCTCGGCAACCACGGCGACTTCGTCGAGGTCGTCCGCACCGCCCGCGACCGGGGTATGCGCGTCATCATCGACCTCGTCGTCAACCACACCTCCGACAAGCACCCGTGGTTCCAGGCCGCGCGGTCGAGTAAGAGCTCCCCGTACCGCGACTACTACGTCTGGCGTGACGAGCCGCCGGCCAACCCCGCCGCCTCGGTTTTCCCCGGCGAGGAGTCGGGCGTCTGGAACTTCGACGAGCGCACCGGCCAGTACTATCTGCACAGCTTCTACAGCCACCAGCCCGATCTCAACGTCGCGAACCCCAAGGTGCGCGAGGAACTCGAGAAGATCATCGGCTTCTGGCTGCAACTCGGTGTGTCCGGCTTCCGCGTCGACGCCGTGCCGTTCCTGCTCGACCCCAGCGGCGTGATGCCGGGCAAGGGCGAGCTGACCGACCCGATGGGGTTCCTCCGCTCGCTCCGTGCCTTCCTCGGCCGCCGCTCGGGCGAGGCGATCCTGCTCGGCGAGGCGAACCTGCCGCACGAGGACCAGGTCGACTACTTCGGCGGCGAGGACGGCGACGCTCTGACCATGCAATTCGACTTCGTGGTGATGGCGAACCTCTACCTGTCGCTCGCCCGCGCCGACGCGCGGCCGCTCGCGGCGGCGCTGGCCGACCGTCCCCCGATCGCCATCGGGTCGCAGTGGGCGAACTTCGTGCGCAACCACGACGAACTCACCCTCGACAAACTGAGCGACGACGAGCGCGAGGAGGTCTTCGCCGCGTTCGCCCCCGAGCAGAGGATGCGCGTCTACGACCGCGGCATCGTGCGACGTCTGCCGCCCATGCTCGACGGCGATCCCCGCCGCATCCGCATGGTGTACAGCCTGCTCTTCTCGCTCCCGGGCACCCCGGTTCTGTTCTACGGCGAGGAGCTCGGCATGGGCGAGAACCTCGACATCCCCGGGCGGCAGTCGGTGCGCAGCCCGATGCAGTGGACCGCCGAGAAGAACGGCGGCTTCTCGAACGCCCGACCCTCCCGGCTCGCGGCCCCGGTCACCGGCGGCGGCTACTCCCCCGAGCACGTCAACGCCTCGGTGCAGCGTCACGACCCCGATTCGATGCTGCGGTTCATGCGCACCCTCATCGAGCGATACCGGGCGTCGGCGGAGATCGGCTGGGGCGATTTCACCCTGCTCGAGCAGGACGACCCCGCCGTGCTCGCGCACCGGGTGACGGGAGCCGAGGGCACCATGGTCGCGGTGCACAACCTCGGCCCCGAACCGACGACGGTCACACTCGCCCTCGATCTCGACGACGACCACCGTCTGGTGGACCTGCTCCTCGACGGCAGCATCACCACCCCCTCGCCGAAAGGGCGGGTCGAACTCGCCCTCGAGGGCTACGGCTATCGCTGGCTGCGGGTACTCGCGCCGGGAGAGAAGCGCCTGAGCTGACGCGCCGGAATGTGCCCGCGGCGTAGTCTTGTCGGCATGCAGACGGTCACGCCCTCGAGGGCGAACTACGCACGGTCGGTCCTCGCGACTTCCGGCATCGCGGTGCTGTTCGTGGTGATCGCGTTCGGCCGGCTCCGGGGCGAATCGCTCATGGTCGGCGTCGCCGTGATCGCCGTGACGTTCGCGGTCATGTTGCTCGGCGTCTTCCTGTTCTTCCACA
Encoded here:
- a CDS encoding alpha-amylase family protein; protein product: MRITDTSDLWWKTAVIYCLDVETFMDWNDDGVGDFEGLSHRMDYLAELGVTCLWLMPFYPTPDQDDGYDISDFYGVDPRLGNHGDFVEVVRTARDRGMRVIIDLVVNHTSDKHPWFQAARSSKSSPYRDYYVWRDEPPANPAASVFPGEESGVWNFDERTGQYYLHSFYSHQPDLNVANPKVREELEKIIGFWLQLGVSGFRVDAVPFLLDPSGVMPGKGELTDPMGFLRSLRAFLGRRSGEAILLGEANLPHEDQVDYFGGEDGDALTMQFDFVVMANLYLSLARADARPLAAALADRPPIAIGSQWANFVRNHDELTLDKLSDDEREEVFAAFAPEQRMRVYDRGIVRRLPPMLDGDPRRIRMVYSLLFSLPGTPVLFYGEELGMGENLDIPGRQSVRSPMQWTAEKNGGFSNARPSRLAAPVTGGGYSPEHVNASVQRHDPDSMLRFMRTLIERYRASAEIGWGDFTLLEQDDPAVLAHRVTGAEGTMVAVHNLGPEPTTVTLALDLDDDHRLVDLLLDGSITTPSPKGRVELALEGYGYRWLRVLAPGEKRLS